One genomic segment of Vibrio quintilis includes these proteins:
- the tadF gene encoding tight adherence pilus pseudopilin TadF: protein MISLSMMKQRGNFTVEFAIICVVISLLLTFSADVIIKLSCKGKLDRLSYSMVNLLKERTQLYQNNYSLEQSNVDRIVHIVRSSLQRTMKQFRSQNFGYLIESVTFNDEQVPSYSVFPSGSGQSGGIRCTLRSPLSQMTDLSKITTWGRRASLYRVTLCYDTDNWIGELLDMEFTRVQSDAVIIGR from the coding sequence GTGATCAGTTTGAGTATGATGAAACAGCGGGGTAATTTTACCGTTGAATTTGCGATTATCTGTGTGGTAATCAGCCTGCTGCTGACTTTCAGCGCTGATGTGATCATTAAACTCTCCTGTAAAGGGAAACTGGATCGCCTGTCTTATTCAATGGTGAATCTGCTCAAAGAAAGAACCCAGCTGTATCAGAACAATTACTCACTCGAACAGAGCAATGTTGACCGGATTGTCCATATCGTCAGAAGCTCTCTGCAACGAACAATGAAACAGTTTCGTTCGCAAAACTTCGGTTATCTGATTGAATCGGTGACTTTTAATGACGAGCAGGTACCTTCATATTCGGTATTTCCCTCAGGTTCCGGTCAGTCAGGGGGGATTCGTTGTACGCTCCGTAGCCCGCTGAGTCAGATGACGGATTTATCAAAAATAACCACCTGGGGACGCCGGGCTTCTCTGTACCGGGTGACACTATGTTATGACACCGATAACTGGATCGGGGAATTACTGGATATGGAGTTTACCCGGGTTCAGTCTGATGCCGTGATTATCGGGAGGTAG
- a CDS encoding TadE/TadG family type IV pilus assembly protein, with product MHTPILAQRGHAAMLFAMVLPVLFGIFVLGTDGARALQYKARMMDASEAAVLAIAAHAASNSGEQGSPENRQIAADFFAAYFPSLNIQTPGDLVSLTVQRENCEQIAACVASDGPRFFQYQISASLTFPSWFPGNDAIVGFGENIAVSSHSSARKYQSNAIDVMLAADFSGSMASKWSGGSKKKYQDLIDIIDSVAEQLEAFNALNIPGKTNTLGIAPYSHYVRREAGSERCNNKKRTISLGLGHVEHLRFQQNKRVDYRETIIDMQTQPYTQDDICAVNNSTVGYFYSIPLTRYITTGNGSSESFTTRIGRFWPKGGTASYLGLIESYKLLLSGQNSKKLLIILSDGVDTGNYTPIGATGPRWTRTWSKTYAGIGNKLVTGYNLCEIIKSDLSADGNSADIYMIGFDYQQGKTNTALDACVGSDNIFYAQNKTEILNRILALVAEEIGHLK from the coding sequence ATGCACACACCAATCCTTGCCCAGCGGGGGCATGCTGCGATGCTCTTTGCGATGGTGCTGCCGGTACTGTTCGGGATTTTTGTTCTGGGGACAGACGGTGCACGTGCGTTGCAGTATAAAGCGCGCATGATGGATGCATCGGAAGCGGCGGTGCTGGCAATCGCTGCGCATGCAGCGTCAAACTCAGGTGAGCAGGGCAGTCCGGAAAACAGGCAGATTGCGGCTGATTTTTTTGCGGCGTATTTTCCGTCGCTGAATATTCAGACCCCCGGTGATCTGGTCAGCCTGACGGTGCAGCGTGAAAACTGTGAACAGATTGCCGCCTGTGTTGCAAGTGACGGGCCGCGCTTTTTTCAGTATCAGATTTCTGCCAGTCTGACATTCCCCAGCTGGTTTCCCGGTAATGACGCCATTGTCGGGTTTGGTGAAAATATTGCGGTTTCCAGTCATAGTTCAGCCAGAAAATATCAGAGTAATGCGATTGATGTCATGCTTGCCGCTGACTTTTCCGGTTCAATGGCAAGTAAATGGAGTGGTGGTTCGAAAAAAAAATATCAGGATCTGATTGATATCATTGATAGTGTTGCAGAGCAGCTGGAAGCTTTTAATGCCCTGAATATTCCCGGAAAAACCAACACACTCGGGATTGCGCCATACAGTCATTACGTGCGGCGGGAAGCCGGAAGTGAACGGTGTAATAATAAAAAACGCACCATATCGCTGGGATTAGGGCATGTGGAGCATCTGCGGTTCCAGCAGAACAAGCGTGTTGACTATCGGGAAACAATTATCGACATGCAGACACAACCCTATACGCAGGATGATATCTGTGCGGTGAACAATTCTACGGTGGGGTATTTCTACAGTATACCGCTGACCCGCTATATCACTACGGGTAACGGGAGCAGTGAATCATTCACCACCCGGATCGGGAGATTCTGGCCAAAGGGCGGTACTGCATCTTATCTGGGATTGATCGAATCTTATAAATTGCTGTTGTCAGGACAGAACAGCAAAAAACTGTTGATTATTTTATCTGATGGCGTGGATACGGGGAATTATACACCCATAGGTGCAACCGGACCGAGGTGGACCAGAACCTGGAGTAAAACTTATGCCGGAATCGGTAACAAGTTGGTGACCGGTTATAATTTGTGCGAAATCATTAAGAGTGATTTATCTGCAGACGGAAATTCTGCCGACATTTATATGATTGGTTTTGATTATCAGCAAGGGAAAACCAATACGGCATTGGACGCCTGTGTCGGGTCGGACAATATCTTTTACGCCCAGAACAAAACTGAAATATTGAACCGGATTCTGGCACTGGTTGCAGAAGAAATCGGCCATCTGAAATAG
- a CDS encoding OmpA family protein, with protein sequence MLTLQRLLIFAACLSVTASVMAQIQEDHWVRICGKSGLTVKEEVQAGNAIRVSLHQGTKMRTAVPGHQPVRGLLVAELKKTGINQKCAEYFLSSGLSSAAQTGKIPGRVYFRFDSHTLTPASVTVLDSLLAKIKSDSRIVLEGNTDATGPAKYNFSLGLKRAASVQTYLTQHQVATENTRIVSYGENHPVALNTSVQGRRLNRRVDIAVYQSTASEDGMYQDNLNKN encoded by the coding sequence ATGCTGACTTTGCAACGTTTATTGATTTTCGCCGCTTGTTTATCCGTGACTGCTTCTGTGATGGCTCAGATACAGGAGGATCATTGGGTTCGTATCTGCGGCAAGTCCGGGCTGACCGTGAAAGAAGAAGTGCAGGCCGGCAATGCTATCCGGGTCTCTTTACATCAGGGAACGAAAATGCGCACAGCGGTGCCGGGCCATCAGCCAGTCCGGGGTTTACTCGTGGCTGAGCTGAAAAAAACCGGCATTAATCAGAAGTGTGCAGAATATTTCCTTTCATCCGGCCTTTCTTCTGCGGCGCAAACAGGGAAAATACCGGGCCGGGTTTATTTTCGTTTTGACAGCCATACATTAACTCCGGCGTCAGTGACAGTACTTGACAGCCTGCTGGCAAAAATCAAATCAGACAGCCGGATTGTGCTGGAAGGCAATACCGATGCGACCGGCCCGGCAAAGTACAATTTTTCACTGGGACTGAAGCGGGCTGCATCCGTGCAAACATACCTGACTCAGCATCAGGTCGCGACAGAGAATACCCGGATTGTCAGTTATGGTGAGAACCACCCGGTGGCGCTCAATACCTCTGTGCAGGGGCGCCGGTTAAACCGCCGGGTTGATATTGCCGTGTATCAAAGTACTGCGTCTGAGGATGGTATGTATCAAGATAACCTGAATAAAAACTAA
- a CDS encoding substrate-binding periplasmic protein, which translates to MTCLCAFPGSAAGERVSISTVNYPPYIYPDYVPFVGYGLGRDIVTEAFALVNHPAEFQILPMSRNVWSLREGRVDANLGVSRWFHADGMSTRVDSVDILNMNFVLFYKHQRFPDGFSFRQLPALSPYTIGNVRGSATTRIVERAGLNVSYASRIVQNLRKLEAGRIDFAIAVDLAGWQIIHELFPDKMNEFATIKKPVLTEPLAVIFRKEDRMLKDQFTHGFQQLIASQRYIQILQKYYQHVRIDRQDIPQSVYVHLDKSSPEMKHILAEDTSLTLNE; encoded by the coding sequence ATGACATGCCTGTGTGCCTTTCCCGGTTCAGCAGCGGGTGAGCGTGTCAGTATTTCTACTGTGAATTACCCGCCTTATATTTATCCGGATTATGTACCATTTGTTGGTTATGGACTGGGAAGGGATATTGTAACGGAGGCATTTGCTCTGGTGAATCATCCGGCAGAGTTCCAGATTTTACCTATGTCGAGAAATGTCTGGTCGTTAAGGGAGGGCCGGGTGGATGCTAATCTCGGTGTTTCAAGATGGTTCCATGCTGATGGTATGTCAACACGGGTTGACAGTGTAGACATTCTGAACATGAACTTCGTTTTATTCTACAAGCATCAGCGCTTTCCGGACGGTTTCTCTTTCAGGCAGTTACCCGCTTTATCACCTTATACGATCGGCAATGTCCGTGGCAGTGCCACGACCCGGATTGTGGAGCGGGCGGGGTTGAATGTTTCTTATGCCAGCCGGATTGTTCAGAACCTGAGAAAACTGGAAGCCGGGCGAATTGACTTCGCCATTGCAGTCGATCTGGCGGGCTGGCAGATTATTCATGAGCTTTTCCCGGATAAAATGAATGAATTTGCCACAATAAAAAAGCCGGTGCTGACAGAACCGCTGGCGGTGATTTTCAGGAAAGAAGATCGGATGCTGAAAGATCAGTTTACCCACGGATTCCAGCAATTAATAGCCAGTCAGCGCTATATACAAATTCTGCAAAAATATTATCAGCATGTGCGGATTGACAGACAGGACATTCCTCAGTCCGTTTATGTGCATTTAGACAAATCATCCCCAGAGATGAAACATATCCTGGCGGAAGACACCTCACTGACACTCAATGAATAA
- a CDS encoding dienelactone hydrolase family protein encodes MKWKGLLCAACLLAGVSGIQAAPDTEYQHQALTKDMLPVFYPALKQQMTYPMSWLSGNFRNFDQWRREARTRLRYALLTPDSHRDFQPEVLDTVDRGSYVGYKLAFNLTDESRVSALMLVPKTTGKHAAAILLHDHGAKFDIGKEKMIKPWGDEKKLASAQAWSKKFFTGRFVGDEMAKLGYVVIAVDALGWGDRGPMAYEKQQALASNFFNLGRSLAGNMAYEDMRAFDFLASRPEVDPERVAIVGFSMGSYRAWQLAALRPQAAATVADSWMGTYEGLMTPGNNVLRGQSAYYMMHPGLPQMMDFPDIAGIAAPKPMLVFNGGKDKLFPHAAVQQAYQKLHQIWRSQQADERLVTKVWPELGHVFYKEQQLEAFGWLKQWLHPEQVHP; translated from the coding sequence ATGAAATGGAAAGGTTTACTCTGTGCGGCCTGTCTGCTTGCCGGTGTATCCGGGATTCAGGCTGCACCGGATACGGAGTATCAGCATCAGGCACTGACAAAAGATATGTTGCCGGTTTTTTACCCGGCGTTAAAGCAGCAAATGACTTATCCGATGTCATGGCTGAGCGGTAATTTCAGAAATTTTGACCAATGGCGGCGTGAAGCCCGGACCCGTCTGCGTTATGCACTGCTGACGCCGGATTCTCATCGCGATTTTCAGCCGGAAGTGCTGGATACGGTCGACCGGGGTAGCTATGTCGGGTATAAACTGGCATTTAATCTCACGGATGAAAGCCGGGTTTCAGCGCTGATGCTGGTGCCGAAAACGACAGGAAAACATGCCGCTGCAATTTTGCTGCATGATCACGGGGCAAAGTTTGATATCGGCAAAGAGAAAATGATCAAACCCTGGGGCGATGAAAAAAAACTGGCATCTGCGCAGGCATGGTCAAAGAAATTTTTCACCGGGCGGTTTGTCGGGGATGAAATGGCAAAACTCGGTTATGTGGTCATTGCCGTCGATGCGCTGGGCTGGGGCGATCGCGGTCCGATGGCTTACGAAAAGCAGCAGGCACTGGCCAGCAATTTCTTTAATCTGGGACGCTCACTGGCGGGTAATATGGCTTATGAGGACATGCGCGCGTTTGACTTTCTGGCCTCCCGGCCGGAAGTGGACCCTGAGCGGGTCGCGATTGTCGGTTTTTCAATGGGCTCATACCGTGCGTGGCAGCTGGCTGCGTTGCGTCCGCAGGCGGCAGCGACCGTGGCTGATTCATGGATGGGCACTTATGAAGGGCTGATGACGCCGGGAAATAATGTGTTGCGGGGCCAGTCAGCCTATTACATGATGCATCCCGGTTTGCCGCAGATGATGGATTTTCCGGATATTGCCGGGATTGCCGCACCGAAGCCGATGCTGGTGTTTAATGGCGGTAAAGATAAGCTCTTTCCTCATGCGGCGGTACAGCAGGCTTATCAGAAACTTCACCAGATCTGGCGCAGTCAGCAGGCTGATGAACGGCTGGTCACGAAAGTCTGGCCTGAACTCGGTCACGTCTTCTATAAAGAACAACAACTGGAAGCGTTTGGCTGGCTGAAACAGTGGCTTCACCCGGAACAGGTTCACCCTTGA
- a CDS encoding carbohydrate-binding protein — MRLVSTLLIPLVCSSLLPAQAQNVSQNLTEGFVHPGLSHKLSDLERMKYMAKQGKEPWISSFKRLNNINGYGKCNYQVRGDKSITTLDATNRQNYDKFKYDGMAAYHNALLWAITGETCHAQKAVEILNSWSNLTGLKSGGTRSLDAGRVIWKMLEGAEIIKATYAGWKPADIKAFSDMLVYPGYSTTEVPEDAIKQQKVTFYWNMYNGDPGRHGNQGLFGFRGVMAMGIFLDNHTMYQRALRYLKGETHPDNDLPYPAGPYLESDTPKKTTEYYNEYKISETDSAANDYGFNEQISHYIWPNGQGQESSRDQAHALLGVSILVTMAEMAWNQGDDLYGFLDNRILAGLEYFYKYNLSFVHQYDDQPIPWEPTPENGEFLQKKDRSGRWLSKEINPYYENSTANTSRGTLVFANNAPIGEMALGHYRDRLELDQDKYLWTERAWQLSIDTIGYYERSGTQVDHPGWGGLTERRVAMSPGDPVQLNSDQDQLIYQTHLLPGTIEAENYDQFVTGGEGHTYHDSDAKNHGGAYRPDEGVDLYQDDDRTYVGRVTAGEWLGYTVEVQSAGTYNISLTYQGRASGGQVKIMLGDQDLTGQVSLSKTHGKWETVTIASGVKLPEGMANLRIHFSGKNKAIRLDSVSIR, encoded by the coding sequence ATGAGATTAGTCAGTACATTGTTAATTCCCCTTGTATGCAGCAGTTTACTGCCCGCACAAGCTCAGAATGTCAGTCAGAACTTAACCGAAGGATTTGTTCATCCCGGTCTTTCCCACAAGTTATCCGATCTTGAGCGGATGAAATACATGGCGAAACAAGGAAAAGAACCCTGGATTTCAAGCTTTAAACGGCTTAACAATATCAATGGCTACGGGAAGTGTAACTATCAGGTCAGAGGGGATAAAAGTATTACAACGCTCGACGCGACCAATCGTCAGAACTACGACAAATTTAAATATGATGGCATGGCGGCTTATCATAATGCGCTGCTTTGGGCAATTACCGGAGAAACATGTCATGCCCAAAAAGCTGTCGAAATCCTGAACAGCTGGTCGAATCTGACCGGGCTGAAATCCGGTGGCACCCGTTCTCTGGATGCCGGACGGGTAATCTGGAAAATGCTGGAAGGGGCTGAAATTATCAAAGCAACTTACGCCGGCTGGAAACCTGCCGATATCAAAGCCTTTTCCGATATGCTGGTTTATCCGGGTTACTCAACCACTGAGGTTCCGGAAGATGCAATCAAACAGCAGAAAGTCACCTTCTACTGGAATATGTATAACGGTGATCCCGGCCGCCACGGCAATCAGGGATTATTCGGATTTCGTGGTGTGATGGCGATGGGGATTTTTCTCGATAACCATACAATGTATCAGCGGGCGCTGCGGTATCTGAAAGGGGAAACGCATCCGGATAATGATTTGCCCTATCCGGCCGGCCCATATCTGGAATCAGATACACCGAAGAAAACCACTGAATATTATAATGAGTACAAAATCTCAGAAACGGATTCCGCAGCAAATGACTACGGGTTTAATGAACAAATCAGTCACTATATCTGGCCGAATGGTCAGGGACAGGAAAGCTCCCGCGATCAGGCCCATGCGCTTCTGGGCGTGAGCATTCTGGTCACGATGGCTGAAATGGCCTGGAATCAGGGCGATGATCTGTATGGTTTTCTCGATAACCGGATTCTGGCCGGGCTGGAATATTTCTACAAATATAATCTTTCTTTTGTTCATCAGTATGATGATCAGCCTATTCCCTGGGAACCAACCCCGGAGAATGGTGAATTCTTACAGAAGAAAGACCGGAGCGGCCGCTGGCTTTCAAAAGAAATCAACCCGTATTATGAGAACTCAACCGCAAATACATCGCGGGGAACGCTGGTGTTTGCCAATAACGCACCAATTGGTGAAATGGCGCTGGGTCACTATCGTGACCGCCTTGAACTGGATCAGGACAAATACCTCTGGACAGAGCGGGCCTGGCAGCTGTCAATCGATACCATCGGCTATTACGAGCGCTCCGGTACTCAGGTTGACCATCCGGGCTGGGGCGGACTGACGGAACGTCGCGTTGCAATGAGCCCCGGAGATCCGGTGCAGCTGAACAGTGATCAAGACCAGCTGATTTATCAGACTCACCTGCTCCCCGGAACAATTGAAGCAGAAAACTACGATCAATTTGTCACTGGCGGCGAAGGCCATACCTATCATGACAGTGACGCCAAAAATCACGGCGGCGCCTACCGTCCTGATGAAGGGGTTGATTTATACCAGGATGATGACCGCACTTACGTCGGACGGGTCACTGCCGGAGAATGGCTTGGTTATACCGTTGAAGTTCAGTCAGCAGGCACCTATAACATCAGCTTAACTTATCAGGGACGGGCTTCAGGTGGTCAGGTTAAAATCATGCTGGGTGATCAGGATCTGACCGGCCAGGTTTCACTGAGCAAGACTCATGGTAAGTGGGAAACTGTCACCATAGCCTCAGGCGTCAAACTGCCGGAAGGAATGGCTAATCTGCGGATTCATTTCTCAGGAAAAAATAAGGCCATCAGGCTGGACTCCGTTTCAATCCGCTGA
- the cowN gene encoding N(2)-fixation sustaining protein CowN has product MTVPEPDRYISFCNIDCDKNADRLIEILNVHLQAGHGGEPWLKYFQNKQQEQEKRAHDNLHFIGNQLNVLYKYFGDCEDEDALALLYQIEQECC; this is encoded by the coding sequence ATGACAGTACCGGAACCCGATCGTTATATCTCATTTTGTAATATCGACTGTGATAAAAATGCAGACAGGCTGATAGAGATACTTAATGTACATTTGCAGGCTGGTCACGGTGGAGAGCCGTGGTTAAAGTATTTTCAGAATAAACAGCAGGAGCAGGAAAAAAGGGCGCATGATAATCTGCATTTTATTGGCAACCAGTTGAATGTTTTATATAAATACTTTGGCGACTGCGAAGATGAAGATGCCCTGGCACTGCTCTATCAAATCGAGCAGGAGTGTTGCTGA
- a CDS encoding endo alpha-1,4 polygalactosaminidase → MLYHLFTDHTMHCRRHFRTVAMWLLTLPGLSGCYLNINIGDSDDDDTQQPSQAAYWTPAPGTSWHIQLQNLDQISIDADVQIYEVDLFDGAQGSNSVINQLKQQNKQVVCYFSAGTKEDWRDDAAQLTDEALIPDGELQDWPGETWLNISDQTILEQVIQPVMEARLDLASDAGCDGVDPDNVDAYTNTDETHGLISYADQLAYNIWLAQEAHKRDLSVGLKNDLNQLDTLVTHFDFAVNEQCFAYNECSVYENTFLSAGKAVFNLEYYQDGSEGEISSTEFLNSACPYFRQAGITGVWKQGVALDGKNILTCQ, encoded by the coding sequence ATGCTGTACCACCTGTTCACGGACCACACCATGCACTGCCGCCGGCATTTCAGAACGGTTGCGATGTGGCTTCTGACCTTACCGGGCCTTTCCGGCTGCTATCTGAATATCAATATTGGTGATTCGGATGATGACGATACACAACAGCCATCTCAGGCAGCATACTGGACCCCGGCTCCCGGCACCAGTTGGCACATTCAGCTGCAAAACCTCGATCAAATCAGTATTGATGCAGACGTACAGATTTACGAAGTGGATTTATTTGATGGGGCTCAGGGCAGCAACAGCGTGATTAACCAGCTGAAACAACAGAATAAGCAGGTGGTGTGTTATTTCAGTGCCGGTACCAAAGAAGACTGGCGCGATGACGCTGCTCAGCTGACGGATGAAGCACTGATTCCGGATGGGGAACTGCAGGACTGGCCGGGCGAAACCTGGCTGAATATCAGCGATCAGACGATCCTTGAACAGGTGATTCAGCCCGTGATGGAAGCCCGGCTAGATCTCGCGAGCGATGCCGGATGTGACGGTGTCGACCCGGACAATGTTGATGCATACACCAATACGGATGAAACCCACGGACTGATCAGCTATGCCGATCAACTGGCATATAATATCTGGCTGGCTCAGGAAGCCCACAAGCGGGACTTAAGTGTCGGACTGAAGAACGATCTCAATCAGCTGGATACGCTGGTCACTCACTTTGACTTTGCCGTCAATGAGCAGTGCTTTGCTTATAACGAGTGCAGCGTGTACGAAAATACCTTTCTCAGTGCAGGCAAAGCCGTATTTAATCTGGAATATTACCAGGACGGCTCAGAGGGAGAAATCAGCAGCACAGAATTTCTCAACAGTGCCTGCCCGTATTTCCGGCAGGCCGGAATTACCGGTGTCTGGAAGCAGGGGGTTGCGCTCGACGGGAAGAATATCCTGACCTGTCAGTAG
- a CDS encoding ABC transporter substrate-binding protein — protein sequence MKTKNTLLAVSLMIGLGAATPSLAKTPDNTLVVAQSLDDVTSLDPAQGFELSSVQSFNNLYQRLVQSNPDNPTELKPTLVESWQAEQHSLTFTLKKGATFASGNPVRPEDVIFSLGRVVKLNLAPSFILTQLGWNKDNVDSLITKVSENQVKVAWNIDVGPSFVLSLLSAPSASIVDAKTVLSHAKNGDLGHAWLNSHSAGSGPFKIKKYVPHQVLMMEANASSPGGAPKLKYVLMKNVPDAATRQLLLEQGDADLVRNLGTDQYFSLQGKKGVETLNLPYASLYYLMFNAESKANPDIGKAAFWKAARYAFDYKGIADDLMHGQFRVQQNFLPVGFNGALTDQPYQYDPKKAAQILKDAGISHPHFKLVVSNQPPYLDIAQALQASFAKAGIEVELIPGVSSQVATNVKAHQYEATLTSWGPDYFDPHTNASAFAYNPENGSKTLAWRANWHIPALNKLTIQARAETDGEKRTEIYQELQRKVRESSPLVVGLQNKKLVALRDNIKGYVQGITPEMVFYKNVYKSQ from the coding sequence ATGAAGACAAAAAATACCCTATTGGCTGTCAGCCTGATGATTGGTTTGGGCGCTGCCACACCTTCGCTGGCGAAAACGCCTGATAACACCCTTGTTGTTGCACAATCACTGGATGATGTGACCAGCCTCGACCCCGCTCAGGGCTTTGAACTCTCTTCTGTTCAGAGCTTTAACAACCTTTATCAGCGGCTGGTACAGTCTAATCCGGATAATCCGACAGAATTAAAGCCAACACTGGTTGAGTCGTGGCAGGCAGAGCAACACAGCCTGACATTCACCCTGAAGAAAGGGGCAACCTTTGCCAGCGGTAATCCGGTTCGCCCGGAAGATGTGATCTTCAGCCTGGGGCGAGTGGTGAAGCTTAACCTGGCACCTTCATTTATTCTGACTCAGCTGGGCTGGAACAAAGACAATGTTGACAGTCTGATCACCAAAGTCTCTGAGAATCAGGTCAAAGTCGCCTGGAATATCGATGTCGGCCCGTCCTTTGTTTTAAGCCTGTTGTCAGCACCTTCGGCGTCGATTGTTGATGCGAAAACCGTGCTGTCTCATGCGAAAAACGGCGATTTAGGCCATGCATGGCTGAACAGCCATTCCGCCGGAAGCGGACCATTTAAGATTAAGAAATACGTGCCGCATCAAGTCCTGATGATGGAAGCGAATGCTTCTTCTCCGGGTGGTGCTCCGAAACTCAAATATGTACTGATGAAAAATGTACCGGATGCAGCAACCCGCCAGCTGCTGCTGGAGCAGGGCGATGCCGATCTGGTGCGCAATCTGGGTACCGACCAGTATTTCTCCCTGCAGGGGAAAAAAGGTGTGGAGACACTTAATCTGCCTTATGCATCTCTGTATTACCTGATGTTTAACGCCGAAAGTAAAGCCAATCCGGATATCGGCAAAGCAGCATTCTGGAAAGCAGCCCGTTACGCGTTTGACTACAAAGGGATCGCCGACGATTTGATGCATGGTCAGTTCCGGGTGCAGCAGAACTTCCTGCCGGTGGGCTTTAATGGTGCACTGACTGATCAGCCTTATCAGTATGATCCAAAGAAAGCGGCGCAGATTCTCAAAGATGCCGGTATCAGCCATCCTCACTTTAAACTGGTTGTATCTAACCAGCCGCCTTATCTGGATATCGCACAGGCACTACAGGCCAGCTTTGCCAAAGCAGGTATTGAGGTAGAGCTGATTCCGGGTGTCAGCAGCCAGGTCGCGACTAATGTGAAAGCGCATCAGTATGAAGCGACGCTCACCTCATGGGGACCGGACTATTTTGATCCGCATACCAATGCGTCTGCCTTTGCGTATAATCCGGAAAACGGCAGTAAGACACTGGCATGGCGGGCAAACTGGCATATTCCGGCGCTGAACAAGCTGACCATACAGGCCCGCGCGGAAACTGATGGCGAAAAGCGGACAGAGATTTATCAGGAACTGCAACGTAAAGTCCGTGAATCTTCGCCACTTGTGGTTGGTTTACAAAACAAGAAACTGGTTGCTTTGCGTGATAATATAAAAGGTTATGTTCAGGGCATTACGCCGGAAATGGTGTTCTACAAAAACGTATATAAATCGCAATAA
- a CDS encoding ABC transporter permease produces MTNENQSAGTRRLWANRLQHWLGGFLSFLLTLLGLLVFTFILSRAAPIDPALQMVGDHASEATYQQARHQLGLDQPLPVQFFSYFQQMLHGDLGVSQITQQPVVDDLLRAFPATVELATVAMFFGALSGIFLASLAVYKPGSVLDHAARLISLLGYSVPVFWLGLLGLLLFYATLHWSAGPGRLDDIYTYTMEYDSGFVLFDAFRTGDPEIIFNAFGHLWLPVAVLALLSMASITRLLRVVMLEESNKEYVTLALAKGATRGRILFSHIFPNVLGTLITILALSYTSLLEGAVLTETVFAWPGLGRYLTSALFASDTSAVLGSTLLIGLCFVTLNALADALTRWVDPRTR; encoded by the coding sequence ATGACAAACGAAAACCAATCTGCCGGCACGCGCCGGCTTTGGGCAAACCGCTTGCAGCACTGGCTGGGCGGTTTTTTGTCCTTTTTACTGACGTTGTTGGGCTTGCTGGTCTTTACCTTCATTCTTTCCCGCGCAGCACCGATTGATCCGGCGTTGCAGATGGTGGGTGATCATGCCAGCGAAGCGACCTATCAGCAGGCACGTCATCAGCTGGGGCTGGATCAGCCGTTGCCGGTGCAGTTTTTCAGTTACTTTCAGCAAATGCTGCATGGTGACTTAGGTGTATCACAAATCACGCAGCAACCGGTCGTGGATGATTTACTGCGGGCGTTCCCCGCAACAGTTGAACTGGCAACCGTGGCGATGTTTTTCGGGGCGCTGTCTGGTATTTTCCTCGCTTCACTGGCGGTGTATAAACCGGGCAGTGTGCTTGATCATGCTGCACGGCTGATTTCTTTGCTGGGGTATTCGGTGCCGGTATTCTGGCTTGGTTTGCTCGGCTTGCTGCTGTTCTACGCAACCCTGCACTGGTCTGCCGGCCCCGGGCGGCTGGATGATATTTACACCTACACGATGGAATACGACAGCGGCTTTGTGCTGTTTGATGCGTTTCGTACCGGTGATCCGGAGATTATCTTCAATGCGTTCGGGCACCTTTGGCTGCCGGTGGCTGTGCTGGCATTGCTGTCGATGGCGTCAATTACCCGCCTGCTGCGGGTGGTGATGCTGGAAGAAAGCAATAAAGAATACGTGACACTGGCGCTGGCAAAAGGTGCTACCCGCGGGCGGATTCTGTTCTCTCATATTTTTCCGAATGTGCTTGGCACACTGATCACCATTCTGGCCCTTTCCTACACCAGTCTGCTCGAAGGCGCGGTGCTGACAGAGACTGTATTTGCCTGGCCGGGGCTGGGCCGTTATCTGACCAGCGCACTGTTCGCCTCTGATACATCTGCTGTGCTGGGTTCAACTCTGTTGATCGGTCTCTGTTTTGTCACCCTGAATGCACTGGCGGATGCTTTAACCCGCTGGGTCGACCCGAGGACACGCTAA